A window of the Lepus europaeus isolate LE1 chromosome 5, mLepTim1.pri, whole genome shotgun sequence genome harbors these coding sequences:
- the LOC133759145 gene encoding basic salivary proline-rich protein 2-like yields MSSIPGRQGSPPGGQNHTMQKRTFPVPDFKSGGRMEPPRRTAHVDRDAQKTRHHQQITIRTLIKGKERSAPAWSRQTLPSPQCLGEERPTGAGRRGRTLPAAARRAEVPALGARTASAPPSARAKRAGNPDRAEGGPRAAPAEQPPPTPRRPPRPAPRPGPWVPVPRAPRSPDGNSRVLEEGDRSPQRAPPPRTHSLTVVLHRASPTRTLAPSSRPPPPPPRAGARRPHPPRTAGGPPAKPPPPPPPPLQPPPRPPGRGRPAPAAARPPGPSPLARAAGGGARAAAAGGGGGSRAGAPAVSGARPDPVPHGARRVGLARLTAERPREKSPDA; encoded by the exons ATGTCTAGCATTCCTGGCCGGCAGGGCTCTCCTCCGGGCGGCCAGAACCACACAATGCAAAAGCGCACGTTCCCAGTGCCGGACTTCAAATCAGGGGGAAGAATGGAGCCACCAAGGAGGACAGCCCACGTAGATAGGGACGCACAAAAGACCCGGCACCACCAGCAGATTACCATCAGGACACTGATAAAGGGGAAAGAGCGCTCCGCTCCCGCCTGGAGCAGGCAaaccctgccctccccacag TGTCTCGGGGAGGAGCGCCCCACGGGAGCGGGGCGACGCGGCAGGACCCTGCCTGCAGCCGCGCGCCGCGCTGAGGTCCCCGCGCTGGGAGCTCGCACAGCCTCAGCGCCTCCAAGTGCCCGCGCCAAGAGGGCAGGGAACCCCGACAGGGCGGAGGGCGGTCCGCGCGCGGCTCCCGCCGAACAACCGCCACCAACACCGCGGCGCCCGCCTCGCCCCGCGCCCCGGCCAGGCCCCTGGGTGCCGGTTCCCCGCGCGCCGCGCAGCCCAGACGGCAACTCGCGGGTGCTGGAAGAGGGCGACCGCAGCCCGCAGCGAGCGCCTCCGCCCCGCACTCACTCACTCACCGTGGTGCTCCATCGCGCGTCCCCGACACGGACGCTCGCCCCGAGCTcacggccgccgccgccgccgccgagggcCGGAGCCCGCCGCCCCCATCCCCCACGCACGGCCGGCGGACCCCCGGCcaagccgccgccgcctccgccgccgccccTGCAGCCACCGCCACGACCGCCCGGCCGCggacgccccgcccccgccgcggccCGCCCCCCGGGGCCCAGCCCATTGGCCCGCgctgccgggggcggggctcgggCGGCCGCGGCAGGTGGGGGCGGCGGCTCGCGGGCGGGGGCTCCGGCTGTCAGCGGCGCCCGGCCGGACCCTGTGCCCCACGGCGCGCGACGCGTCGGCCTGGCGCGGCTGACGGCGGAGCGACCCAGGGAAAAGTCCCCTGACGCTTGA